The Thomasclavelia ramosa DSM 1402 genome includes a region encoding these proteins:
- a CDS encoding aldo/keto reductase, with product MNEFQELYNGMKLPNIGFGVWQIPKGVTAHCVKLALKAGYRYIDTAAAYHNEKEVGEGIRQAMEEYGIKIEEIFVSTKLWNDHRGYDKAVEAIETSLDNLGLDYIDLYMLHWPAVAKWHDNWSDINADTYRAVENYYKQGKIKSIGVANYLAHHLEALIEDTDIKPMVNQIEYHPRFGQTESAKYYQEHGIIVEAWSPLGCGEVLQNKTLKQLADKYKKAQHKYVSDGFFKKIFYLL from the coding sequence ATGAATGAATTTCAAGAATTATATAATGGAATGAAACTACCTAATATAGGATTTGGGGTATGGCAAATACCAAAAGGAGTGACAGCACATTGTGTAAAGTTAGCATTAAAAGCAGGTTATCGTTATATTGATACAGCAGCAGCTTATCATAATGAGAAGGAAGTTGGTGAAGGTATTCGTCAAGCAATGGAAGAATATGGTATAAAAATAGAAGAAATATTTGTAAGTACAAAGTTGTGGAATGACCATAGAGGATATGATAAAGCAGTAGAAGCAATTGAAACATCTTTAGATAATCTTGGTTTAGATTATATTGACCTTTATATGCTACATTGGCCAGCAGTTGCAAAGTGGCATGACAATTGGAGTGATATTAATGCAGATACATATAGAGCAGTAGAAAACTATTATAAACAAGGTAAAATTAAATCAATAGGTGTTGCTAATTACCTTGCTCATCATCTAGAAGCACTTATTGAAGATACTGATATAAAACCAATGGTAAACCAGATTGAATATCATCCTAGATTTGGTCAAACTGAAAGTGCTAAGTATTATCAAGAACATGGTATTATTGTTGAAGCATGGAGTCCGTTAGGATGTGGTGAAGTTTTACAAAATAAAACATTAAAGCAACTTGCAGATAAATATAAAAAAGCACAGCACAAATATGTATCCGATGGCTTCTTCAAAAAAATATTTTACCTATTATGA